The stretch of DNA AACCACGAGAAGTAATGCACCCACTAATCCTGACATCACCACGATGTGACGATGTCTGTGACCAATAATACTCCGTGCAATATGTGGGGCAATCAAACCGAGGAAACTTAATCCACCGACAACAGAAATGGCGGCTCCCGCGAGTAACACTGCCATAAACAGTAAAATCATTTTAGTTCTCGGGACATGTGTACCTAATGCCGTCGCAACTTCATCACCTAAGTGCAAAATATCCAATTTTTTACTATAGAAAATAATCGTTGGTATAGCGATAATGAGCCACGGTAAAATTGTCCAAACATGTTGCATTGAACGGCCAAACAAACTCCCGGTAAGCCAAACTAAAGCGATGTTCGCTTCCATAGGATTACGAATTAGCATATATTGTACTAAAGCCATTGCAACTGCACCAATCGCCATCCCCATCAGTGCAAGTTGAGAACCTTTTATCCCTTTCCAACTCATCAGTATTGAAAGAATCAAACTGACGACAAGTGCTCCAAAAAATGAAGCGACTGGTAAAAGGAATAGCGGTGCTGTGGGAAAAACAATAATCACTAGTACAGCAGTAAAACTTGCCCCTTTCGTAATACCTATAACGTCTGGTGATGCCAATGAATTACGAACTACACCTTGAATCACCGCACCAGAAATCGCTAATGCAGCCCCTACGAATAGACCTAACAACATCCTTGGAACACGATATTCACTCAAAATAAAATGATGACCCGTCCATACTTCCTTAAGTACGGTAAGCGGTGAAACCCATACAGCACCCGCACTTAAGTTTAATAACGAACATAGTACGAGGAGGACAATGACAATGCTATAACGTTTTTTATAGTGTCTGTTCATCTCGATTTCACTCCCCTCATCGTAATCCATAAGAAGTATAAAGCCCCGACAAATGCTGTAACGATACCGACTGGTGATTCAAATGGAAATGCAATTAAACGGCTAATGACATCTGAAATGAGCAGTAAATTCGCACCCATTATCATAGAAAGGATAATAATTAAAAAATAATTACGATTCAAATAGTGTTTCACAATGTGCGGAACGATTAAACCGACAAAACCAATGGGTCCTGCAACAGACACACTTGCTCCGGCTAAAACAATAACGATAAGCCCTGCTAATGCACGAATCAACTTCGTATTTTGCCCAAGCCCTGTGGCCAGTTGATCGCCTAAATTCAGTATAGCAAGTTGACGCGCTAAAAATAATGCTGCAATTAAACCCCCGATGAGCCATGGCAAAACTTGATAAATTTGCGGCCATTTAATTGTATGTAAGGCTCCAACAAGCCAGAACATGACTGTCGTTGTCGCATCTTCATTTAACAAAATAATCCCTTGCGTCAGACTCGTGAAAAATAAATGGATGGTCATCCCTGCAAGTGCCAGTTTCAGCGGTGTCATCCCTTTCGTCGTATCCGCAAGCACATAAACAGCCAACCCACCAATAAATGCACCAATGAACGCAAACACGACAGTATGATGCGCAAAAGAAGGTAATAACACTGTGATAAGTACTACTGCAAATGAAGCCCCTGCATTAACACCAAAAATTTGAGGAGAAGCCAGTGGATTTCTCGTCATCGCTTGCATTAACACACCCGCAACCGCTAACGACGCACCAATACATGCCCCAGCAATCATTCTAGGGATACGCACTTGATGGATTAGAAATGTTTCCTTTGTTGTTTGAAGATGAAAGAAATAGTCTAACATGGACTGAAATGAGATTTTTGATGAACCGATTGCAAGATTTAAAACAATTGCAAAAATAAGAAAGCACACGCTTACAATGAATGTAAGCGTGGTGCGCCTTCTTTGGTGATGTCCATCATTAAATTTTGGTTTTAACTTTGACATAACAAATCACCTTTAAACCTATGACAAGCGTGCCTTTGAAGCAACCTTAAAACTACTTGTCATTCCCTTTTTCTTTTTTAGAAATCTCAGCAAGCTCTTTTGCGATTTCTTCAGAAGAGATTAAGCCTCTGAATTTCGACCATGTTTGACGATCCACAACATGAACCCGATGATTTTTCACTGCATCGATTTCTTTCCACACTGGATCTTTTTGCACTTTCAAATACTCTGGGTCATTTTCGCCATTCACCATAACAAACATGCGTTCAGGGTTGACGTCAGCAAGTTGCTCGGAATTCATATTTAAGTATGGCGCATTTAAATATTCAGGCAATTGATCTGCCACTTCTTTCGTTAATGCTTCTTTAAAGCCTAAATCACGTAAAAATTGACCGACATATGATTTATCTGAATGTGCTAAAATACCTGATTGAGAAATAACAAGTGGTAGGACTTTTTTGTCTTTATCCATTGTAATTTCTTTTTTGTATTGATTAATTTTATCTTCATGCGCTTTTAATCGTTTGTCCGCTTCTTTTTCTTTTGAAAGTGCTTTACCAATTGTTTTAAACGCTTCAATGTTTTCTTTATAATCCGCGTCTAAACTTGGTAATAAAATGGTAGGTGCGATTTTGCTTAATTGCTCATAATTCCCTTTATGACGGTTACTATCCGCAATGATTAAATCTGGTTTTAATTCACTAATCACTTCTAAATTCGGTTGTTTACGTGCACCTACAGATTTATAATCTCCGACTTTATCACGTAATGGTTCGATGATATTCTTTTTCTTACCATCATCAGCAATACCCACAGGTTTCACACCCAATGCAGTTAATGCATCCACAAATGAATATTCTAAAGCAACGACTCTTTTCGGTTCTTTGTCAATTTTTGTCGTTCCTCCACTGTGCTTAATTTCAACACCTTTTGTTCCATCTGCTTGTTTTTTTGAGTCTGATTGACCAGAATCATTGGTTTTGCCACATGCTGCAACGATAAGCATAATCGCTATAACAGTGAGCAGCCCATACCATTTCTTAGTTTTCACGTTATTGCCACTCCTTTAAAATTAATTTACTAGACATATTATATGATAATTGATAACGATTCTCATTGTCAACTCTGTTTTATAAAACGATTCTTTTTAATTTCAACAAATCCATTTATCAAAGCTTCAATCCCTTGATCTTCATAATAACGTTTAGGGATATGTGCCATATGCATACTTTGCGCTAAGGCACTGTAATTTATACGAAATTCAATTTTGTCACCGATTTGATAATAATCTGTCAATCCTAAATTAACCATCAATATATCGCTAGAATGACCGACAATATGTAATTGCTGATCGACGGCGGTGATGCCTTCTATATCCGTATCTAATTGGCCGATATCCACAAGGGCTTGCATATAAGATTGCCGTTGATCGAGGTTGAGACGGGGTTTGATTTCAAGTACCCGGCCACTCAACATCATTGCATCATCATATAAATACGGGAGCCTCATTTCATATGCCGTTTCATAGCCTCTAAACAGTACCTCTCCAATTCTCAATTCATTAATACGACCTAAATCCGTGTACATTGCA from Staphylococcus lutrae encodes:
- a CDS encoding FecCD family ABC transporter permease produces the protein MNRHYKKRYSIVIVLLVLCSLLNLSAGAVWVSPLTVLKEVWTGHHFILSEYRVPRMLLGLFVGAALAISGAVIQGVVRNSLASPDVIGITKGASFTAVLVIIVFPTAPLFLLPVASFFGALVVSLILSILMSWKGIKGSQLALMGMAIGAVAMALVQYMLIRNPMEANIALVWLTGSLFGRSMQHVWTILPWLIIAIPTIIFYSKKLDILHLGDEVATALGTHVPRTKMILLFMAVLLAGAAISVVGGLSFLGLIAPHIARSIIGHRHRHIVVMSGLVGALLLVVADGVARMIAPPVDIPVGVLIAIIGAPYFVYVLRKM
- a CDS encoding FecCD family ABC transporter permease, translating into MSKLKPKFNDGHHQRRRTTLTFIVSVCFLIFAIVLNLAIGSSKISFQSMLDYFFHLQTTKETFLIHQVRIPRMIAGACIGASLAVAGVLMQAMTRNPLASPQIFGVNAGASFAVVLITVLLPSFAHHTVVFAFIGAFIGGLAVYVLADTTKGMTPLKLALAGMTIHLFFTSLTQGIILLNEDATTTVMFWLVGALHTIKWPQIYQVLPWLIGGLIAALFLARQLAILNLGDQLATGLGQNTKLIRALAGLIVIVLAGASVSVAGPIGFVGLIVPHIVKHYLNRNYFLIIILSMIMGANLLLISDVISRLIAFPFESPVGIVTAFVGALYFLWITMRGVKSR
- a CDS encoding ABC transporter substrate-binding protein, with translation MKTKKWYGLLTVIAIMLIVAACGKTNDSGQSDSKKQADGTKGVEIKHSGGTTKIDKEPKRVVALEYSFVDALTALGVKPVGIADDGKKKNIIEPLRDKVGDYKSVGARKQPNLEVISELKPDLIIADSNRHKGNYEQLSKIAPTILLPSLDADYKENIEAFKTIGKALSKEKEADKRLKAHEDKINQYKKEITMDKDKKVLPLVISQSGILAHSDKSYVGQFLRDLGFKEALTKEVADQLPEYLNAPYLNMNSEQLADVNPERMFVMVNGENDPEYLKVQKDPVWKEIDAVKNHRVHVVDRQTWSKFRGLISSEEIAKELAEISKKEKGNDK